The sequence TAGTTTTTCATTGAAAACTACAGTCGAATTATTAATAATATGAAGATATGGATGTTCTATAAACACTTCATTTTCAAAAATTGCATTTGAATTATTTTTAATGCTTATACCAGCTTGAAAAAAGGATGGAACCCTAGATATTAGCTTTCCATTGTTATCTACATTAATACTTGCATTTGTGGTAGTACCTGTTATAATTTTTGTTTCTTTGTTAATGTCAACAGACTGAAAGTAACCAATATTATCCCAATAATCTCCCAGTTCTATTATTGGTATGTTATTTAAATCTCCAGCAACTAACTGTTGCACCCCCCCCCAACAAGAATCGCACACGCAAGTGCGGATAACTTAATCTTTGCCAAATTGCACTCCTTAATTTTAAAATAAAGATTAAATTATATCATAAATTCACTAGCTTTATAGCTAAAGAAAATATATTAACCCGGCCTTAATACTACAATGCTAATGAATAGGCTAGGGATTTATGCAAAATTAGAATTATTGCTTAATTATTGTAATTCTACCATCTATTATTGGGGTTATTTTGGTTTTTTGGCTTTTGATGTAGTCTATTACCGCTTGACTAAGTAGCACTGAATTATCAAATATTTCTAAATTGCTAAATATATCTTTATAGCGCGGATCGCTATAAATCACATAATCATTAGTCGCTAAGTAGTAGGTGCGATTTATATCTATGGGAGCTTAATTTAATTTAAGATTTAAAAGTTTGCTATTTTTTTTCATCTTTTTCATACAAAATAGTATGAGAAACAGCCGAAGATACTTGCATAAATGATCCGCTTCCTTGTGACACTTTAGCAACTGCATCAAAAAGCTCTAAAAGAGTTTTACCATCGATTTTTACCACATATATATTATTTTTATATGGCAATGCTGTAAGGATATGCTCTTTTTATCTCTCCTTTTGGTAGTCCAAAGCGTATACCTCCACCATTCATCATAGCAAAATCTACACTAATATTACGATCTTTTAGATATCCAACTACACTATCACAGACAAGATTGCCTATGGCACTCTCTTGGTAGCGGGTTATATTGTTTTTAAACTCAAATTTATCACTAGAGACGCCGATAACTTCGTTTAAGCTTTGGTTTGCCTATTTTATATATGGCTTTAAAATTTTAGAAATTTAGGATCGGCAACAAACTCTTGCTCTGTAATGGCTGTATCTTTCCATTGTATATCAACTAGTTTTTTATCTTTTATTATTTTGCCTACATATTTACCCCATTCATTTGCTGAAACTATAGCGGTTTGATTAACATATAATGGAGTTTGAAATTTGGTAAGTATCTTTTAGAATTTTTATATATTTTTTAGCACTACTTATCTCATTTTTAAATATCAATTCAGAGCCTAGAGATGAACTTGACTTGGTTTGTAGAGCAGATATTATAAATATAACCCCATTTGATTTTTAAAATGTATGGTTTGTAAATTTAGAATACTTAATTAAGCAACTTGCTAGGATCTCTCCTAGCAAATAATTTTATTCAGATACTAGCTCGATATAAGCCATTTCAGCTGCGTCACCTTTTCTGGTGCGTGTTTTGATAATTCTAGTGTAGCCACCATTTCTATTTGCATATTTTGGTGCGATTTGAGTAACTAATTTGTTAGTAGCTTCTTTATCTTGTAAAGATGCAAATACAAATTTATGAGCGTTAAAATCGCCTTTTCTAGCTCTTGTAATTAATTTTTCTACGTAGCTTCTTAGCTCTTTTGCTTTTGGCAGTGTAGTTTCAATTCTACCAGCCTTAACGATTGCGATCGTAAGGTTTTTAAGCAAAGCAGCACGGTGAGAGCTAGTGCGGCCTAGTTTTCTATATCCGTGATTGTGTCTCATTATCTTTCCTTCGCTTTTATGATTTTAACTCAGCTATCTTTTTTCTGAGTGATTCTTTGCTATCGCCTAGCTTATTCTCGCTAAATGGATAGCCAATTTCAGCCATTACAGCCTTAATCTCATCAAGAGATTTTTTACCTAAATTTTTAAGCTCTTTTAACTCGCTCTCTTCCATCAAAGCAAGCTCACCGATAAATTTAATCTCAGCCTTATCTAAGCAGTTAAAACTTCTAGCTGATAGATTTAAATTTTCGATGCTCTCTAGTAATTTTGAATGCTCACTAGAACCTTGAGATGATGTCATGGCCATATTTACGTCTATACTTAAAATATTATTAAATATTGCCATTTGCTTGTACATAGCCTCAATTGAGTTTTTAAACGCCTCTAAAGGTGACACCTGACCATCAGTAGTTATAGTTAAAACTATTTTTTCATAGTCTGGATTATCCTCAACTAGGACATTTTCAATCTCATAAACTGCATGTTTAACTGGTGTAAAAAACGCATCAAGAGCGATATAGCCACTCTCTACACTCTCTCTAATCTCTTCACTAGGAACATAACCGATACCTTTTTCTATTACCAGTGTAAATTTAAGCTCAGCATCTTCATTTATTGTTGCTAGATATGCTTCAGGATTTACTATACTAACGATATCGTTACATAAATCAGCACCAGTTATCTCTTTTGGCCCTTTGAAGCTATACTCGATAACTTCATGTTCTGAGTCATTTTTTAGCTTAAATCGTAAATTTTTGAGATTTATGATAAATAGTGTTACATCTTCTAGCATACCACGCATACTATCGAATTCGTGCGATACGCCCTCGATTTTAACAGCAGTTGGAGCAAATCCAACTGTACTTGTATAAAGTAGTCTGCGAAGCGGATGAGCTAGAGTAACTGCATAACCAGTTTCAAATGGATATGCTACTATTTTAGCTACATTTTCACTTACTGGGATAACCTCTATATCAGTAGGCATGTAAGCTGATGTTGTTATCTTTCTCATCATACTCTCCTTATTATTTAGAGTAAAGCTCGACTATATATCTTTCCTCAACTGGAATGATAACCTCTTCTCGTTCTGGAATTCTAGTGAAAATTCCATATTTTTTATCTTTTTCTACATCAACCCAAGCCACCATGCCTGTTTGATTAGTAAGCTCTATAGCACGAACGATTTGTGGGTTTTCTTTGCTTTTCTCGACAATTTCTATCTTTTCACCGGCTCTTACTCTGTATGAAGGGATATCAACTCTTTTGCCATTTACTAAGATATGGCCGTGAGTTACTAGCTGTCTTGCGAATCTTCTAGTAGATGCAAAGCCCATTCTATAAACTACATTATCAAGTCTTTGCTCTAATAAAGAGATAAGAAGTGCACCGGTATTTCCCTCTCTTCTTGCGGCTTCGGCAAATAATCTTCTAAATTGTTTTTCACTTACGCCATACATAAATTTAGCTTTTTGTTTCTCTCTTAATTGTAAGCCATATTCGCTTACTTTAGCTTTTCTTTGTCCGTGTTGGCCTGGAGCGTATGGTCTTTTTTCTAATGCGCTCTTGCCAGCTAGTCTTCTTTCGCCTTTAAGTGCAAGAGATACACCTAGGCGTCTTTCTAATTTTTCAACTGGTCCTCTATATCTTGCCATTATAATTCTCCTAAATTCTATCTACAATTACACGCGGCGGCGTTTTGGTGGTCTGCAGCCATTGTGAGCTAGAGGAGTTATATCTTTTAGATATAGCACCTTAATTCCTTCTACTGCGCCGATACTTTTAACTGCTGTTTCTCTACCACTACCTGGGCCTTGAACTTTGATGCCTACTTCTTTAATGCCATGCTCTTTAGCTTTATTTAATGCATCTTCTACAGCTTGTTGAGCTGCGTATGGGGTTGATTTTTTGCTACCTTTAAAGCCTAAGCCACCAGCACTACTCCAAGCAATAGCATTACCCATCTCATCAGTAACCGTAACCATTGTATTATTAAATGTAGCAGAAACATATACAATGCCTCTAGCTATATTTTTTTTAACTACTTTTTTCTTAATTACTTTTCTCTTTGCCATATTTTATCCTTATTTAGTAGCAGCGCCAACAGTTTTTCTTCTGCCTTTTCTAGTTCTTGCGTTTGTTTTTGTTTTTTGACCACGCACTGGCAGACCTTTTCTGTGTCTTAAGCCTCTAAAGCTACCTAAATCCATTAAAGCCTTAATATCCATAGCTACACTTTTTCTTAGGTCACCTTCAACCATATAGTGCTCTTGGATCTCTTTTCTGATCGCAGCGGCTTCATCTTCACTTAGCTCATAAACTCTCTTGTCATAAGAGATACCTACAGCATCAAGAATTTTTCTTGAAGTATATAGCCCTATACCATAGATATATGTAAGGCCATACTCAACTCTTTTTTTCTTTGGTAAATCAACACCTGCAATACGAGCCATACCTTATCCTTGTCTTTGTTTATGTTTTGGATTTTCGCAAATTACATGAACTATGCCTTTGCGTTTGACAATTTTACATTTGTCACACATCTTCTTTACAGAAGGACGAACTTTCATCTGAGTCTCCTAAAAATTATTTACCACTTTTACTAGACTGCACTTAGGTCTAAGAACACGCCTAAACCAACTATTTTCAAAACAAGTGGCACGCTTTGAAAACACTTCTTTATCCAGTTTGGATGCAAAGCGCAAAATTGTATCTAAAATTGGCTTTAAAATTTATAAATTTGAATTTAAATCAAAATGGGATTACGCTTAACAGAGCCGTAGCTCTGTTAAAAAACTTAAGAGTTTAAAAATTTCTCTAAATCCGCTTTTGGATCTTCGCTGATTAGTGATAGATTATATTTTTCTACTAAGAAATTTAATATCTCACTATTTAAAAATTTTGGCAAGCTAGGCCCTATATGGATATTTTTTACACCTAAATATAAGAGTGCTACTAATATTATTATAGCTTTTTGTTCCATCCACATTAACACTATTGAAAGCGGCAAGTCATTGATAGCTATCCCTGTAGCTTCGCTTAAAGCCATAGCTATTTTTACTCCGCCATTGCTATCATTACACTGACCCAAATCTAAATATCTTGGGATATTTGTCCCTTCAATTAAGCCAAAATCTATATCATTAAATCTAAATTTACCACAACTTGAAGTCAAAATCACACAATCCTTTGGCACACTAAGAGCT is a genomic window of Campylobacter devanensis containing:
- the rplQ gene encoding 50S ribosomal protein L17 codes for the protein MRHNHGYRKLGRTSSHRAALLKNLTIAIVKAGRIETTLPKAKELRSYVEKLITRARKGDFNAHKFVFASLQDKEATNKLVTQIAPKYANRNGGYTRIIKTRTRKGDAAEMAYIELVSE
- a CDS encoding DNA-directed RNA polymerase subunit alpha; protein product: MRKITTSAYMPTDIEVIPVSENVAKIVAYPFETGYAVTLAHPLRRLLYTSTVGFAPTAVKIEGVSHEFDSMRGMLEDVTLFIINLKNLRFKLKNDSEHEVIEYSFKGPKEITGADLCNDIVSIVNPEAYLATINEDAELKFTLVIEKGIGYVPSEEIRESVESGYIALDAFFTPVKHAVYEIENVLVEDNPDYEKIVLTITTDGQVSPLEAFKNSIEAMYKQMAIFNNILSIDVNMAMTSSQGSSEHSKLLESIENLNLSARSFNCLDKAEIKFIGELALMEESELKELKNLGKKSLDEIKAVMAEIGYPFSENKLGDSKESLRKKIAELKS
- the rpmJ gene encoding 50S ribosomal protein L36, whose product is MKVRPSVKKMCDKCKIVKRKGIVHVICENPKHKQRQG
- the rpsD gene encoding 30S ribosomal protein S4, giving the protein MARYRGPVEKLERRLGVSLALKGERRLAGKSALEKRPYAPGQHGQRKAKVSEYGLQLREKQKAKFMYGVSEKQFRRLFAEAARREGNTGALLISLLEQRLDNVVYRMGFASTRRFARQLVTHGHILVNGKRVDIPSYRVRAGEKIEIVEKSKENPQIVRAIELTNQTGMVAWVDVEKDKKYGIFTRIPEREEVIIPVEERYIVELYSK
- the rpsK gene encoding 30S ribosomal protein S11, encoding MAKRKVIKKKVVKKNIARGIVYVSATFNNTMVTVTDEMGNAIAWSSAGGLGFKGSKKSTPYAAQQAVEDALNKAKEHGIKEVGIKVQGPGSGRETAVKSIGAVEGIKVLYLKDITPLAHNGCRPPKRRRV
- the rpsM gene encoding 30S ribosomal protein S13, producing MARIAGVDLPKKKRVEYGLTYIYGIGLYTSRKILDAVGISYDKRVYELSEDEAAAIRKEIQEHYMVEGDLRKSVAMDIKALMDLGSFRGLRHRKGLPVRGQKTKTNARTRKGRRKTVGAATK